One segment of Streptomyces sp. YIM 121038 DNA contains the following:
- a CDS encoding M23 family metallopeptidase has protein sequence MNDRHPPETPAPAPAPDADYAPYGSYDQSAQHVGYGYDGYATGTFAATGFNAPGGYDGTGVFDTSGSGFAVGGGFPSDPLFGELPGQAYDTGQWATTGQQPLGHDGFSAPQGLSPYDTGSHDTTGMWDTGGYQQLADIPSQPGPDATATWDAGPWADAQQTGQWATQVFDTGAYDATAWNADGGHEPYGATPETYGTETADATAAAAPDAGDAYENGDTLSGAYGQPATGEHEFTADDTPGDALGDIEADANPGEHAPAERPRSARAAAPRTRTRSRRSPAKRSALLTVAVPSACVMGVAGVAAASVSGLSGGDDDTKETRAASAPDTASVQPSAANNKLDTQLANLSADAGDFADRASRTQERIDLKAAKDAAHRKAVAEAARKERLRPKFALPVAQHGLSAYYGQAGINWMSQHSGIDFPVSYGTPVMAATDGVVSTKWNSAYGNMAIVTAKDGTETWYCHLSTHKISNGPVKAGDTIAFSGNSGNSTGPHLHFEVRPGGGSAIDPLPWLRSHGLDPT, from the coding sequence GTGAACGACCGTCACCCGCCGGAGACCCCCGCTCCGGCCCCGGCACCCGACGCCGACTACGCTCCCTACGGTTCCTACGACCAGAGCGCGCAGCACGTCGGCTACGGGTACGACGGCTACGCCACCGGCACCTTCGCCGCCACCGGGTTCAACGCCCCGGGTGGCTATGACGGCACGGGCGTCTTCGACACTTCCGGCTCCGGATTCGCGGTCGGCGGAGGTTTCCCCTCCGACCCGCTCTTCGGCGAGCTCCCCGGCCAGGCCTACGACACCGGCCAGTGGGCCACCACGGGCCAGCAGCCCCTGGGCCACGACGGGTTCAGCGCCCCGCAGGGCCTCTCCCCGTACGACACGGGCAGCCACGACACCACCGGCATGTGGGACACCGGCGGGTACCAGCAGCTCGCGGACATCCCGTCACAGCCGGGCCCCGACGCCACCGCCACCTGGGACGCCGGTCCCTGGGCCGACGCCCAGCAGACCGGCCAGTGGGCCACCCAGGTCTTCGACACCGGCGCGTACGACGCCACCGCCTGGAACGCGGACGGCGGCCACGAGCCGTACGGCGCGACGCCCGAGACGTACGGCACCGAGACCGCGGACGCGACCGCCGCGGCAGCCCCCGACGCGGGCGACGCCTACGAGAACGGCGACACCCTGTCCGGCGCGTACGGCCAACCGGCCACCGGCGAGCACGAGTTCACGGCCGACGACACGCCCGGAGACGCACTCGGCGACATCGAAGCGGATGCGAACCCCGGCGAGCACGCCCCCGCCGAGCGCCCCCGCTCCGCGCGCGCCGCCGCCCCGCGCACCCGCACCCGGTCGCGCCGCTCCCCCGCCAAGCGTTCCGCGCTGCTCACCGTCGCCGTGCCGTCGGCCTGTGTGATGGGCGTCGCGGGAGTGGCCGCCGCGTCGGTGAGCGGCCTCAGCGGAGGCGACGACGACACCAAGGAGACGCGGGCGGCCTCCGCCCCGGACACCGCGTCCGTGCAGCCGTCCGCCGCGAACAACAAGCTCGACACGCAGCTGGCCAACCTCTCGGCCGACGCGGGCGACTTCGCCGACCGCGCGAGCCGTACGCAGGAACGTATTGACCTCAAGGCCGCCAAGGACGCCGCCCACCGGAAGGCGGTCGCCGAGGCCGCGCGCAAGGAGCGGCTGCGCCCGAAGTTCGCGCTCCCCGTCGCCCAGCACGGCCTGAGCGCGTACTACGGCCAGGCGGGCATCAACTGGATGTCGCAGCACTCCGGCATCGACTTCCCGGTGTCGTACGGCACGCCCGTGATGGCCGCGACCGACGGCGTCGTCTCCACGAAGTGGAACAGCGCCTACGGAAACATGGCGATCGTGACCGCCAAGGACGGCACGGAGACGTGGTACTGCCACCTCTCCACGCACAAGATCTCCAACGGCCCCGTGAAGGCGGGCGACACCATCGCCTTCTCCGGGAACTCCGGCAACTCCACCGGCCCCCATCTGCACTTCGAGGTGCGCCCCGGCGGCGGCTCGGCGATAGACCCCCTGCCGTGGCTGCGCAGCCACGGCCTGGACCCGACGTAG
- a CDS encoding alpha/beta fold hydrolase, producing the protein MTVTRIQPFRLCAALLPARLAGLPFALLKATALELAILAGHLLLYPSGIVQERRPAPQPPPPDAPRLPARDKPPVLLLHGFIDNRSVFVLLRRNLAQHGRQHLESLNYSPLTCDIRKAAELLGRHVEEICERTGHERVDIVGHSLGGLIARYYAQRLGGDARVRTLVTLGTPHTGTRVVPLADAHPIVRQMRPGSDVIEELREPAPGCRTQFVSFWSELDQVMDPVETACVDHPDLSAQNVRVSGIGHLALPVHPAVASAIRQVLDLADPAADTPASTDGLTA; encoded by the coding sequence ATGACGGTCACCAGGATCCAGCCCTTTCGCCTCTGCGCCGCGCTGCTGCCCGCGCGCCTGGCCGGACTCCCCTTCGCCCTGCTGAAGGCGACGGCCCTGGAGCTCGCGATCCTCGCCGGGCACCTGCTGCTGTACCCCTCGGGCATCGTCCAGGAGCGGCGCCCGGCGCCGCAGCCACCGCCGCCCGACGCCCCGCGGCTGCCGGCCCGCGACAAACCCCCGGTCCTGCTCCTGCACGGCTTCATCGACAACCGCTCCGTCTTCGTCCTGCTGCGCCGCAACCTCGCCCAGCACGGCAGGCAGCACCTCGAATCCCTCAACTACTCGCCGCTGACCTGCGACATCCGCAAGGCCGCCGAGCTGCTCGGCCGCCACGTGGAGGAGATCTGCGAGCGCACGGGACACGAGCGCGTGGACATCGTCGGCCACAGCCTCGGCGGCCTCATCGCCCGCTACTACGCGCAGCGGCTCGGCGGCGACGCCCGCGTCCGCACGCTGGTCACCCTCGGCACCCCGCACACGGGCACCCGCGTCGTGCCGCTCGCGGACGCGCACCCGATCGTCCGGCAGATGCGGCCGGGCTCGGACGTCATCGAGGAGCTGCGGGAGCCCGCGCCGGGCTGCCGCACGCAGTTCGTGAGCTTCTGGAGCGAGCTGGACCAGGTGATGGACCCGGTCGAGACGGCCTGCGTCGACCACCCCGACCTGAGCGCGCAGAACGTCCGCGTCTCCGGCATCGGGCACCTCGCCCTGCCGGTGCACCCCGCCGTCGCCTCGGCGATCCGGCAGGTCCTCGACCTCGCTGACCCGGCCGCCGACACCCCGGCGTCGACCGACGGCCTGACGGCGTGA
- a CDS encoding cobalamin B12-binding domain-containing protein — translation MGVGAGPIRVVVAKPGLDGHDRGAKVIARALRDAGMEVIYTGLHQTPEQVVDTAIQEDADAIGLSILSGAHMTLFARVIELLKERDAADIQVFGGGIIPEEDIPPLKEMGVAEIFTPGATTTAIVEWVRANVRQPTEA, via the coding sequence ATGGGTGTGGGAGCCGGTCCGATCCGCGTGGTGGTCGCCAAGCCGGGCCTCGACGGCCACGATCGCGGGGCCAAGGTGATCGCGCGGGCGCTGCGCGACGCCGGCATGGAGGTCATCTACACCGGCCTGCACCAGACGCCCGAGCAGGTCGTCGACACGGCCATCCAGGAGGACGCCGACGCGATCGGCCTGTCCATCCTGTCCGGGGCGCACATGACGCTGTTCGCCCGCGTCATCGAGCTCCTGAAGGAGCGCGACGCGGCGGACATCCAGGTCTTCGGCGGCGGCATCATCCCTGAGGAGGACATCCCGCCGCTCAAGGAGATGGGCGTCGCGGAGATCTTCACGCCCGGGGCGACGACCACGGCGATCGTGGAGTGGGTCCGGGCGAACGTACGGCAGCCCACCGAGGCGTAG
- a CDS encoding DUF5691 domain-containing protein gives MTTPATRARTTRTPRTEPTAPRPPAPAPAAEARPGSRPQTPADPLPARAAAFTRTPWEELVTTALLGTDRRTPPLDAPGKEAPIALLDAAAVQTVHRRAGLRPAPAAARPEPAPEDPRPVVPPAARRRLASLLADHPTAGGGRRGTAPDLMELLPQWLALAIDRGFAAPSELLPALLTAARGRTDLRPQALAFAGPRARWLAGLNPDWKFALRAAPHRAAATGAQGRAEVERRWQEGLFAERVALLTALRDHDPAAARELLADTWATERAEDRLMFLDSLRTGLGPADEPFLEQALGDRSRNVRATAAELLSALPASALAARMADRASSCVALDRTASTPTLTVEAPHECDAGMERDGVAPKPPAGRGERSWWLGQLVEAAPLATWRHRLGGRAPADIVALPVADDWRGELHAAWCRAAVRQHDATWSRALLGAPSAPDAAGPGAVSLAERAKLLAALPAPERAAWVAGFIDAHGLSEAFQLLGGCAVPWAPDLGRAVVDALNIARDAGSYPWSFSGVMGLAERCLDPAEAVRLDALTAVPDEREDAAPGAGGYWSEAFQRLVTTLRLRAEMREELTP, from the coding sequence ATGACGACACCCGCCACGCGCGCGCGGACGACGCGTACGCCCCGCACGGAGCCGACCGCCCCGCGGCCCCCCGCCCCCGCCCCCGCGGCGGAGGCCCGGCCCGGCTCTCGCCCGCAGACACCGGCCGACCCGCTCCCCGCCCGCGCGGCGGCCTTCACCCGCACCCCTTGGGAGGAGCTCGTCACGACGGCGCTCCTGGGCACGGACCGGCGCACACCGCCCCTGGACGCGCCCGGCAAGGAGGCCCCCATCGCCCTCCTGGACGCGGCGGCCGTCCAGACGGTGCACCGCAGAGCGGGCCTGCGCCCCGCGCCCGCCGCCGCGCGCCCCGAGCCCGCTCCCGAGGACCCCCGGCCCGTCGTGCCGCCCGCGGCCCGGCGCCGCCTCGCGAGCCTGCTCGCCGACCATCCGACGGCGGGCGGCGGCCGCCGGGGCACCGCGCCCGACCTGATGGAACTGCTGCCCCAGTGGCTGGCCCTGGCCATCGACCGGGGCTTCGCGGCCCCTTCGGAGCTGCTGCCCGCCCTGTTGACCGCGGCCCGCGGCCGCACCGACCTGCGCCCCCAGGCCCTGGCCTTCGCGGGCCCGCGCGCCCGGTGGCTCGCGGGGCTCAACCCGGACTGGAAGTTCGCGCTGCGCGCCGCCCCGCACCGCGCCGCGGCCACCGGCGCACAAGGCCGGGCAGAGGTCGAACGCCGCTGGCAGGAGGGCCTGTTCGCGGAGCGCGTCGCGCTCCTCACCGCCCTCCGGGACCACGACCCCGCCGCCGCGCGCGAGCTCCTGGCCGACACCTGGGCGACGGAGCGGGCCGAGGACCGGCTGATGTTCCTCGACTCGCTGCGCACGGGCCTGGGCCCGGCCGACGAGCCGTTCCTGGAGCAGGCCCTCGGCGACCGCAGCCGCAACGTCCGCGCCACGGCCGCCGAGCTCCTGTCCGCCCTGCCGGCCTCGGCGCTCGCCGCCCGCATGGCCGACCGCGCCTCCTCCTGCGTGGCGCTCGACCGCACCGCGAGCACCCCGACGCTCACCGTGGAGGCCCCGCACGAGTGCGACGCGGGCATGGAGCGCGACGGCGTCGCCCCCAAGCCGCCCGCGGGCCGGGGCGAGCGCTCCTGGTGGCTCGGCCAGCTGGTGGAGGCCGCACCCCTCGCGACCTGGCGGCACAGACTCGGCGGCCGCGCCCCGGCCGACATCGTGGCGCTCCCCGTCGCGGACGACTGGCGCGGCGAGCTGCACGCCGCGTGGTGCCGCGCCGCCGTCCGCCAGCACGACGCGACCTGGTCACGGGCGCTGCTCGGCGCCCCGTCGGCGCCCGACGCGGCGGGCCCGGGCGCGGTGTCCCTGGCGGAGCGCGCCAAGCTCCTGGCCGCCCTGCCCGCGCCCGAGCGGGCCGCGTGGGTGGCGGGCTTCATCGACGCGCACGGCCTGTCCGAGGCCTTCCAGCTGCTCGGCGGGTGCGCCGTGCCCTGGGCACCCGACCTCGGCCGCGCGGTGGTGGACGCGCTGAACATCGCGCGCGACGCGGGCAGTTACCCCTGGAGCTTCAGCGGCGTCATGGGCCTGGCGGAGCGCTGCCTCGACCCGGCCGAGGCCGTGCGGCTCGACGCCCTCACCGCCGTGCCGGACGAGCGCGAGGACGCCGCGCCCGGCGCCGGAGGCTACTGGTCGGAGGCCTTCCAGCGCCTGGTCACCACCCTGCGCCTGCGCGCGGAGATGCGGGAGGAGCTCACCCCTTGA
- a CDS encoding SWIM zinc finger family protein, translating into MTQQGVRWTADQVLALAPDASSRKAGSRLGGAGPWSQTGSSGEGAVWGLCKGSGSKPYQTVIDVADAAGPAYKCSCPSRKFPCKHALGLLLLWAGPGGAAGPESPADAVPEGAPPPDWAREWLDSRRARAETRRSPGAAQERTAADPEAARKRAERRAERVTAGATELERRLADLLRGGLATAERAGYGLWEETAARMVDAQAPGLAARVRELGAIPSSGSGWPARLLEECALLHLLASGWLHRDRLSAPLAATVRSRVGLPAPARGAPVRDVWQVLAQYDTADSKLTTRRVWVYGERSGRTALLLSYGAAGRAPALSLPVGLALDAELVPYAADPAAPGLRADLGEQFTAPAPAAGRPPGLPPAAATARYGEALRDDPWVDAWPTTLARVIPVPARASTSSPGSGSGSGAGWQLADADGDSALPISPSAASRSGLWRLVALSGGAPLTVFGECGHQGFTPLAAWADGTTETVRL; encoded by the coding sequence ATGACTCAGCAGGGGGTGCGCTGGACGGCGGACCAGGTGCTGGCACTGGCACCTGACGCATCGTCACGCAAGGCGGGAAGCAGGCTCGGCGGCGCCGGGCCGTGGTCGCAGACGGGCAGTTCGGGCGAGGGGGCGGTGTGGGGACTGTGCAAGGGCAGCGGCAGCAAGCCGTACCAGACGGTGATCGACGTGGCGGACGCGGCGGGCCCCGCGTACAAGTGCAGCTGCCCGAGCCGCAAGTTCCCCTGCAAGCACGCGCTCGGCCTGCTGCTGCTCTGGGCGGGACCGGGCGGCGCGGCGGGCCCTGAAAGCCCGGCGGACGCGGTGCCGGAGGGCGCCCCTCCGCCGGACTGGGCGCGGGAGTGGCTGGACTCGCGGCGCGCGAGAGCGGAGACGAGGCGGAGTCCGGGCGCGGCGCAGGAGCGGACGGCCGCCGACCCGGAGGCGGCGCGCAAGCGGGCGGAGCGCCGGGCCGAGCGCGTCACGGCGGGCGCGACGGAGCTGGAGCGCCGTCTGGCCGACCTGCTGCGCGGCGGCCTGGCCACGGCCGAGCGGGCGGGGTACGGCCTGTGGGAGGAGACGGCCGCCCGCATGGTCGACGCCCAGGCCCCGGGACTGGCCGCGCGGGTGCGGGAGTTGGGCGCCATACCCTCCTCCGGGTCCGGCTGGCCCGCCCGGCTCCTGGAGGAGTGCGCCCTGCTGCACCTGCTCGCCTCGGGCTGGCTGCACCGCGACCGGCTGTCCGCCCCGCTGGCGGCCACGGTCCGCTCCCGCGTCGGCCTGCCCGCACCGGCCCGGGGCGCGCCGGTCCGGGACGTGTGGCAGGTCCTCGCGCAGTACGACACAGCGGACAGCAAGCTCACCACGCGCCGCGTGTGGGTGTACGGCGAGCGGTCCGGGCGCACGGCCCTGCTCCTGTCGTACGGGGCGGCGGGCCGCGCCCCCGCCCTCAGCCTGCCGGTCGGCCTGGCCCTGGACGCCGAGCTGGTTCCGTACGCCGCCGATCCGGCGGCACCCGGGCTCCGCGCCGACCTGGGCGAGCAGTTCACCGCCCCGGCCCCCGCCGCGGGCCGCCCGCCGGGCCTGCCCCCGGCGGCGGCGACGGCCCGCTACGGCGAGGCGCTGCGCGACGACCCGTGGGTGGACGCGTGGCCGACGACCCTGGCCCGGGTGATACCGGTTCCGGCCCGCGCCTCCACCTCCAGCCCAGGCTCCGGCTCCGGCTCCGGAGCTGGATGGCAACTGGCGGACGCGGACGGCGACTCGGCCCTGCCCATCTCCCCGTCCGCCGCGTCCCGCTCCGGCCTCTGGCGCCTGGTCGCCCTCTCCGGAGGCGCCCCGCTGACCGTCTTCGGCGAGTGCGGCCACCAGGGCTTCACCCCGCTGGCGGCCTGGGCGGACGGCACGACGGAGACCGTACGGCTGTGA
- a CDS encoding AAA family ATPase codes for MTVSVEPTGGRAASARPAEGGGERATQELRPHAEDAFAAELAALAAQDDRPRPARWRLSPWAVATYLQGGTLPDGTVITPKYVGPRRIVEVAVTTLATDRALLLLGVPGTAKTWVSEHLAAAVSGDSTLLVQGTAGTPEEAIRYGWNYARLLAHGPSRDALVPSPVMRAMAEGMTARVEELTRIPADVQDTLITILSEKTLPIPELGQEVQAVRGFNLIATANDRDRGVNDLSSALRRRFNTVVLPLPESADAEVDIVARRVDQIGRSLDLPAAPDGIDEIRRVVTVFRELRDGVTADGRTKVKSPSGTLSTAEAISVVTNGLALAAHFGDGVLRPGDVAAGILGAVVRDPAADAVVWQEYLEAVVRERDGWKDFYRACREVSA; via the coding sequence ATGACCGTTTCCGTGGAACCGACCGGCGGACGCGCCGCGTCCGCGAGGCCCGCGGAAGGCGGCGGAGAGCGCGCGACGCAGGAGCTGCGGCCGCACGCCGAGGACGCCTTCGCCGCCGAACTCGCCGCGCTCGCCGCACAGGACGACCGGCCGCGCCCGGCCCGCTGGCGGCTCTCGCCCTGGGCCGTGGCCACGTATCTGCAGGGCGGCACACTGCCGGACGGAACCGTGATCACGCCCAAGTACGTGGGCCCGCGCCGCATCGTCGAGGTCGCCGTCACCACGCTCGCCACCGACCGCGCCCTGCTGCTGCTCGGCGTGCCCGGCACCGCGAAGACCTGGGTGTCCGAGCACCTCGCCGCGGCGGTCAGCGGCGACTCGACGCTCCTGGTGCAGGGCACGGCGGGCACGCCCGAGGAAGCCATTCGCTACGGGTGGAACTACGCGCGGCTGCTCGCCCACGGCCCCAGCCGCGACGCGCTCGTGCCCAGCCCCGTGATGCGCGCCATGGCCGAGGGCATGACGGCCCGGGTCGAGGAGCTGACCCGCATCCCCGCGGACGTCCAGGACACGCTGATCACGATCCTGTCGGAGAAGACCCTGCCCATACCGGAGTTGGGCCAGGAGGTGCAGGCCGTCCGCGGCTTCAACCTGATCGCCACGGCGAACGACCGCGACCGCGGGGTCAACGACCTGTCCAGCGCGCTGCGCCGCCGCTTCAACACGGTGGTGCTTCCGCTGCCGGAGAGCGCCGACGCCGAGGTCGACATCGTCGCGCGCCGCGTCGACCAGATCGGGCGCTCCCTCGACCTGCCCGCCGCGCCCGACGGCATCGACGAGATCCGCCGCGTCGTCACCGTCTTCCGCGAGCTGCGCGACGGCGTCACGGCGGACGGCCGTACGAAGGTGAAGTCGCCGAGCGGCACGCTCTCGACGGCCGAGGCGATCTCCGTGGTCACCAACGGCCTCGCGCTCGCCGCGCACTTCGGGGACGGCGTGCTGCGCCCCGGTGACGTCGCCGCGGGCATCCTCGGCGCGGTCGTACGGGACCCGGCGGCGGACGCGGTGGTCTGGCAGGAGTACCTGGAAGCGGTCGTGCGCGAGCGCGACGGGTGGAAGGACTTCTACCGCGCGTGCCGCGAGGTGAGCGCGTGA
- a CDS encoding DUF5682 family protein: MSTAAGRGGGPLLLGVRHHGPGSARAVGAALDAAAPGVVLIEGPPEADDLVRLAADEDMRPPVALLAHVVDEPGRSAFWPLAEFSPEWVAIQWAVRRGVPVRFMDLPAAHTLAHREEEPGGPGPGRGDPIGTLADAAGYDDPERWWEDVVEHRGAGADPFAPFEALGEAMGALRETPGSGGEHRDLLREAYMRLQVRAAQREFGAERVAVVCGAWHVPALRHRTTVAADRALLKGLPKVKVDMTWVPWTHRRLARRSGYGAGVDSPGWYGHLFGAPDRPVERWLTRVAGLLREEGRIVSSAHVIEAVRLAGTLAAMRGRPLAGLTETTDAVRAVMCDGSDVPLALVHDRLVVGDVLGEVPESAPAVPLQRDLGRLQRKLRLKPEALEREVELDLRKETDAARGRLLHRLRLLGVGWGEPVRSRGSTGTFRETWRLRWEPELSVRVAEAGVWGTTVAGAATARAEADAVGAEALADVTALAERCLLAELPSALPVVMRVLADRAALDADVGHLAEALPALVRSLRYGDVRGTDTGALGEVALGLVERVCVGLPSACVGLDPEAAERMRGRVDAVHGAVGLLGSLGSLAASAAPEPGAGDAVPGGGGRAHPSGPGAGVRARWLGVLRGLAGGERVVGVVRGRCARLLMDDGALPEGEAARLMGLALSRGSEPGEAAAWIEGFVGGGAGGGMLLVHDERLLGLVDQWLTGVSAEAFVDVLPLLRRTFSAYEDGVRRTLGELVRRGPGRGTSAAAAAGVPGFAQELDRERADAVLPVVGLLLGLGGDADDRLKGGGEVYASADDGDGDTGWGGGRGDGRGSGSGSSRATALRDNGLVGAA; encoded by the coding sequence GTGAGCACCGCTGCGGGGCGGGGCGGCGGGCCGCTGCTGCTCGGGGTGCGGCACCACGGCCCCGGCTCCGCGCGCGCGGTGGGGGCCGCGCTCGACGCGGCGGCGCCGGGCGTGGTCCTGATCGAGGGCCCGCCGGAGGCCGACGACCTCGTACGGCTCGCCGCGGACGAGGACATGCGGCCGCCGGTGGCCCTGCTCGCGCACGTGGTGGACGAGCCGGGCCGGTCGGCGTTCTGGCCGCTCGCGGAGTTCTCGCCGGAGTGGGTGGCGATCCAGTGGGCCGTGCGGCGGGGAGTGCCGGTGCGGTTCATGGACCTCCCGGCCGCCCACACCCTCGCGCACCGGGAGGAGGAGCCCGGCGGGCCGGGCCCCGGCAGGGGGGACCCCATCGGCACGCTCGCCGACGCCGCGGGGTACGACGACCCGGAGCGCTGGTGGGAGGACGTCGTCGAGCACCGCGGGGCGGGTGCCGACCCGTTCGCTCCGTTCGAGGCGCTCGGCGAGGCCATGGGGGCGCTGCGCGAGACACCGGGCAGCGGCGGCGAGCACCGGGACCTGCTGCGCGAGGCGTACATGCGGCTGCAAGTACGGGCGGCGCAAAGGGAGTTCGGGGCCGAGCGCGTCGCCGTGGTCTGCGGGGCATGGCACGTGCCCGCCCTGCGGCACCGGACGACGGTGGCCGCGGACCGGGCGCTGCTCAAGGGCCTGCCGAAGGTCAAGGTCGACATGACGTGGGTGCCCTGGACGCACCGCCGCCTGGCCCGCAGGAGCGGGTACGGCGCGGGCGTCGACTCGCCCGGCTGGTACGGCCATCTGTTCGGCGCGCCCGACCGGCCCGTCGAGCGCTGGCTGACCAGGGTCGCGGGACTGCTCAGGGAGGAGGGCAGGATCGTGTCGTCCGCGCACGTCATCGAGGCGGTGCGGCTCGCCGGCACGCTCGCCGCGATGCGCGGGCGGCCGCTGGCCGGGCTCACCGAGACGACCGACGCGGTACGGGCCGTGATGTGCGACGGCTCGGACGTGCCGCTCGCCCTGGTGCACGACCGCCTCGTCGTCGGCGACGTGCTCGGCGAGGTGCCGGAGTCCGCCCCGGCCGTGCCCCTGCAGCGGGACCTCGGCCGCCTCCAGCGCAAGCTGCGGCTCAAGCCGGAGGCGCTGGAGCGGGAGGTGGAGCTCGACCTGCGCAAGGAGACGGACGCGGCGCGCGGCAGGCTGCTGCACCGGCTGCGGCTGCTCGGCGTCGGCTGGGGCGAGCCGGTGCGGTCGCGCGGCAGCACCGGGACGTTCCGGGAGACCTGGCGGCTGCGGTGGGAGCCGGAGCTGTCGGTGCGGGTCGCCGAGGCGGGGGTGTGGGGCACGACCGTGGCGGGCGCCGCGACCGCCAGGGCGGAGGCGGACGCGGTGGGCGCGGAGGCCCTCGCCGACGTCACGGCCCTGGCGGAGCGGTGCCTGCTGGCCGAGCTGCCGTCGGCCCTGCCGGTGGTGATGCGCGTGCTCGCCGACCGGGCGGCCCTGGACGCGGACGTGGGGCACTTGGCGGAGGCGCTGCCCGCGCTGGTGCGGTCGCTGCGGTACGGGGACGTGCGGGGCACGGACACCGGGGCGCTGGGGGAGGTGGCGCTCGGGCTCGTGGAGCGGGTGTGCGTGGGGTTGCCGTCGGCCTGCGTGGGGCTCGACCCGGAGGCGGCCGAGCGGATGCGGGGGCGCGTGGACGCGGTGCACGGGGCCGTGGGGCTGCTGGGGTCGCTGGGGTCGCTGGCGGCTTCGGCTGCGCCTGAGCCGGGGGCTGGTGACGCGGTGCCGGGCGGCGGGGGCCGTGCCCACCCCTCCGGCCCGGGGGCGGGTGTGCGTGCGCGTTGGCTCGGGGTGTTGCGGGGGCTCGCTGGTGGGGAGCGGGTGGTGGGGGTTGTCCGGGGGCGGTGCGCTCGGTTGTTGATGGATGACGGGGCGCTGCCGGAGGGGGAGGCCGCGCGGTTGATGGGACTCGCCCTGTCCCGGGGGAGCGAGCCCGGTGAGGCGGCCGCGTGGATCGAGGGCTTCGTCGGCGGGGGCGCGGGCGGCGGAATGCTGCTCGTGCACGACGAGCGGCTGCTCGGGCTCGTCGACCAGTGGCTCACGGGAGTCTCGGCCGAGGCGTTCGTCGACGTACTGCCGCTGCTGCGGCGGACCTTCTCCGCATACGAGGACGGGGTGCGACGCACGCTGGGCGAGCTGGTGCGGCGGGGGCCCGGCCGGGGCACGTCCGCGGCGGCCGCCGCCGGGGTGCCCGGGTTCGCCCAGGAGCTGGACCGGGAGCGGGCGGACGCGGTCCTGCCGGTGGTGGGGCTGTTGTTGGGGCTGGGCGGAGACGCGGACGATCGACTCAAGGGCGGTGGCGAGGTGTACGCGAGCGCGGACGACGGTGACGGTGACACGGGCTGGGGCGGCGGCCGCGGCGACGGCCGAGGCAGCGGTTCCGGCAGCAGCCGAGCCACGGCCCTGCGGGACAACGGCCTTGTGGGGGCGGCGTGA
- a CDS encoding VWA domain-containing protein, giving the protein MGVVEAAEGVDGGVGGERVRRWRLVLGGGGADGTGCALAGRDVAMDGALSSLYGGGGRKTDRGQGRSAGLGASAPAVARWLGDIRTYFPSSVVQVMQRDAIDRLGLSALLLEPEMLEAVDADVHLVGTLLSLNQAMPEETKATARAVVRKVVEDLEKRLATRARATLTGALDRSARVRRPRHHDIDWNRTIAANLKNYLPEYKTVVPERLVGYGRASQAVKKDVILCIDQSGSMAASVVYASVFGAVLASMRSISTRLVVFDTSVVDLTDQLDDPVEVLFGTQLGGGTDINRALAYCQSRIARPADTVVVLISDLYEGGIRNEMLKRVAAMKASGVQFVTLLALSDEGAPAYDHDHAAALAALGAPAFACTPDHFPEVMAAAIERRPLPIPDRSSTPR; this is encoded by the coding sequence GTGGGCGTAGTGGAGGCCGCTGAGGGCGTGGACGGTGGCGTGGGGGGCGAGCGGGTGCGGCGGTGGCGGCTTGTGCTGGGTGGGGGCGGGGCGGACGGGACGGGGTGCGCGCTGGCGGGGCGGGACGTCGCGATGGACGGGGCGCTGTCCTCGTTGTACGGGGGCGGGGGGCGGAAGACGGACCGGGGGCAGGGGCGGTCGGCGGGGCTCGGGGCGTCGGCGCCCGCGGTGGCGCGCTGGCTCGGTGACATCCGGACGTACTTCCCGTCGTCCGTCGTGCAGGTCATGCAGCGCGACGCGATCGACCGCCTCGGCCTGTCCGCGCTGCTCCTGGAGCCGGAGATGCTGGAGGCGGTGGACGCGGACGTCCATCTGGTCGGCACGCTGCTCTCGCTGAACCAGGCGATGCCGGAGGAGACGAAGGCCACCGCGCGAGCGGTCGTGCGGAAGGTCGTCGAGGACCTGGAGAAGAGGCTGGCCACCCGCGCGCGGGCCACGCTCACCGGCGCGCTCGACCGCAGCGCGCGGGTGCGCAGGCCGCGCCATCACGACATCGACTGGAACCGCACCATCGCGGCCAACCTCAAGAACTACCTGCCCGAGTACAAGACCGTGGTCCCCGAGCGGCTCGTCGGGTACGGGCGGGCCTCGCAGGCGGTGAAGAAGGACGTCATCCTCTGCATCGACCAGTCGGGTTCGATGGCGGCGTCCGTCGTCTACGCCTCGGTGTTCGGCGCGGTCCTCGCGTCCATGCGGTCGATCAGCACGCGGCTCGTGGTGTTCGACACCAGCGTGGTGGATCTGACGGACCAGCTCGACGACCCCGTCGAGGTGCTCTTCGGCACCCAGCTCGGCGGCGGCACCGACATCAACCGGGCGCTCGCGTACTGCCAGTCCCGGATCGCCCGCCCGGCCGACACGGTCGTGGTCCTGATCTCGGACCTGTACGAGGGCGGGATACGGAACGAGATGCTGAAGCGGGTCGCGGCCATGAAGGCCTCCGGCGTGCAGTTCGTGACGCTGCTCGCGCTGTCCGACGAGGGGGCGCCCGCGTACGACCACGACCACGCGGCCGCGCTCGCCGCCCTCGGGGCGCCGGCGTTCGCCTGCACCCCCGACCACTTCCCCGAAGTGATGGCCGCGGCGATCGAGCGCCGCCCGCTGCCCATACCGGACCGGAGCAGTACTCCTCGGTAA